A single region of the Thermococcus paralvinellae genome encodes:
- the asnS gene encoding asparagine--tRNA ligase: MIDKIYCAQVKPEMEGQRVKLAGWVYRKREIKDKVFIVLRDSSGIIQTVFKEELSKEAYETAKKTGIESSVIIEGIVKQDKRAPGGVEIQADKIEVIQNVEFFPITKDASPEFLLDVRHLHLRSPKVAAIMKVKATLIQAAREWLLQDGWYEVFPPILVTGAVEGGATLFKLKYFDKTAYLSQSAQLYLEAAIFGLEKVWSLTPSFRAEKSRTRRHLTEFWHLELEAAWMDLWDIMKVEEELVSYMVQRTLERRRSEIEMYRKDLTTLKNTEPPFPRISYDEAIDILQSKGVSIEWGEDMGADEERVLTEEFDRPFFVYGYPKHIKAFYMKEDPSDPRKVLAADMLAPEGYGEIIGGSQREDDYDKLVQRILEEGMDPKDYEWYLDLRKYGSVPHSGFGLGVERIVAWILNLDHVRWATLFPRTPTRLYP; the protein is encoded by the coding sequence ATGATTGACAAGATTTACTGTGCTCAAGTTAAACCTGAAATGGAAGGACAAAGGGTTAAATTGGCTGGTTGGGTGTATAGAAAGAGGGAAATTAAGGATAAGGTGTTTATAGTCCTTAGGGATTCAAGCGGAATTATTCAGACTGTATTTAAAGAAGAACTTAGCAAAGAGGCTTATGAGACTGCAAAGAAAACTGGAATAGAGTCAAGTGTAATAATTGAAGGTATTGTTAAGCAAGATAAGAGGGCTCCAGGTGGAGTTGAAATTCAGGCAGATAAAATTGAAGTCATTCAAAACGTCGAATTTTTCCCAATAACCAAGGACGCAAGTCCAGAATTTCTCCTGGATGTAAGGCATCTTCACCTTAGATCTCCAAAAGTAGCGGCAATAATGAAAGTTAAGGCAACTCTAATTCAAGCTGCAAGAGAATGGCTCCTTCAAGACGGCTGGTATGAAGTATTTCCACCAATCTTGGTTACAGGGGCAGTTGAAGGTGGGGCTACTTTATTTAAGCTCAAGTACTTTGACAAAACTGCTTACTTAAGCCAATCAGCCCAGCTTTATCTTGAAGCAGCGATATTTGGTCTTGAAAAAGTTTGGTCTCTAACGCCGAGCTTCAGAGCAGAGAAGAGCAGAACAAGGAGGCACTTAACAGAGTTCTGGCACCTCGAGCTTGAGGCTGCATGGATGGATCTCTGGGACATCATGAAGGTTGAGGAAGAGCTTGTTAGCTATATGGTTCAGAGAACTTTAGAGCGGAGGCGATCAGAAATAGAAATGTATAGGAAAGATCTCACAACACTGAAGAACACAGAGCCACCATTCCCAAGGATAAGTTACGATGAGGCAATTGATATACTTCAAAGCAAAGGCGTTAGTATAGAGTGGGGCGAAGACATGGGTGCAGATGAAGAGAGAGTTTTGACAGAGGAATTCGACAGGCCATTCTTTGTTTATGGATATCCAAAGCACATCAAGGCATTCTATATGAAAGAAGATCCAAGTGACCCAAGAAAGGTCTTAGCGGCTGATATGCTTGCGCCTGAGGGATATGGTGAAATAATTGGTGGTTCACAGAGAGAAGACGATTACGACAAGCTTGTACAACGTATTTTAGAGGAGGGCATGGATCCAAAGGACTACGAGTGGTATCTTGACCTCAGAAAATACGGAAGCGTTCCGCACAGCGGCTTTGGGCTTGGTGTAGAAAGAATCGTTGCATGGATTCTCAATCTTGACCACGTTAGATGGGCAACCTTGTTCCCAAGAACTCCAACTAGATTGTATCCATGA
- a CDS encoding amidohydrolase gives MKAIISKYILDVNGIRENMAVLVEDNKIYDVVPKDKLKEYDVDEIFGGEHYLLIPGLINAHTHVAMTKFRGIGDDLPLDKWLNEVIWPMEKEWTPEEIYKWALIGIAEAIANGSTVINDHYFFADEIAKASQKLGIRAFIGQTMMDLVEFPIAEPEEGFKFFKRWKDRDEIVKPVLAPHATDTVSLELLKEIKEFSEEEKTLIHMHVSQSREEVLRVKKREKVLPVEYLKKAGVLNENFIGVHGVYLSNEEVKLYAKSGATLVHCAVSLAKLEGSVAPIISLWETGGNIAIGNDCAVSNNSLDMIQEMKFAAILNKVKSQDPTKASAKDVFYWATVGGAKALKIKAGLIEKEYLADLVLININKLHFTPKTNLLSHLVYSAKGSDVEKVFVNGKLIYDQGYFPKFKKFDYEISAEIL, from the coding sequence ATGAAGGCAATAATTTCAAAGTACATTCTGGATGTTAATGGAATAAGGGAAAACATGGCAGTTTTAGTGGAAGATAATAAAATCTATGACGTTGTTCCAAAAGATAAGCTTAAAGAATACGATGTTGATGAAATTTTTGGCGGAGAACACTATCTTTTAATTCCAGGACTCATTAATGCCCACACACATGTAGCAATGACAAAATTCAGAGGGATTGGAGACGACTTACCTCTCGATAAGTGGCTGAATGAAGTTATTTGGCCCATGGAAAAGGAGTGGACACCAGAAGAAATCTATAAATGGGCTCTTATTGGAATCGCGGAGGCTATTGCCAATGGCTCAACAGTAATCAATGATCATTACTTCTTTGCAGATGAAATAGCTAAAGCATCCCAAAAGCTTGGCATTAGAGCGTTCATTGGGCAGACTATGATGGATTTAGTTGAATTTCCAATTGCAGAACCAGAGGAGGGGTTTAAGTTTTTCAAGAGATGGAAAGACAGAGATGAGATTGTTAAACCAGTATTAGCCCCACATGCTACCGATACGGTTTCTCTTGAGCTCTTAAAAGAAATCAAAGAATTTTCTGAAGAAGAAAAGACGTTAATCCACATGCACGTTTCTCAAAGCAGGGAAGAAGTTTTGAGAGTCAAAAAGAGAGAAAAAGTCTTGCCAGTGGAATACCTCAAGAAAGCTGGAGTCTTAAATGAGAACTTTATTGGCGTTCATGGTGTCTACCTAAGTAATGAAGAGGTTAAGCTTTATGCGAAAAGTGGAGCAACGTTAGTGCATTGTGCAGTCAGTTTGGCAAAACTCGAAGGGAGTGTCGCACCAATAATTAGTTTATGGGAAACAGGGGGCAACATTGCAATTGGAAACGATTGTGCGGTTTCAAATAATTCCCTCGACATGATTCAAGAGATGAAATTTGCAGCAATACTGAATAAAGTTAAATCTCAAGACCCCACCAAGGCTTCAGCAAAAGATGTGTTCTACTGGGCAACAGTGGGAGGTGCAAAAGCTTTGAAAATAAAAGCAGGTTTAATAGAGAAGGAATATCTAGCAGATTTAGTGCTGATTAACATCAATAAGCTACACTTCACTCCAAAGACAAATCTGCTTTCACATCTGGTTTACTCCGCCAAGGGAAGCGATGTTGAGAAAGTCTTTGTTAATGGGAAATTGATTTATGATCAGGGATACTTTCCCAAATTCAAAAAATTTGACTATGAAATTTCAGCCGAAATATTATAA
- a CDS encoding phosphoadenosine phosphosulfate reductase domain-containing protein, producing the protein MRRGPVFLGKAYIHWCEECNVPLISEKCDIHGKERIFKLNLTPPADVRFAFEKDLEFIRREFKKHYNVDIGEIINEKIVLLNKIPGEDDIYEIILDGYIFGWLRFDPLELKWKPGLKVEGAIALWKRFGKNMRKWVIVDEGAVEPIKKGANVLPVGIIEADPSIKIGDDVIIVSESGEVIATGIAKKDYEQLINPKERGTGIKTRHQRSVNYREGKNATIDDVIRANKSALEERVKEAREFIRKTAEKIKLPMAVAFSGGKDSLAVLGLMLEEFGDGFTIFFNNTGIEFPETLQYIEDMKKDLKDKDIEFIVADAKDAFWHAINVFSPPGRDYRWCCKVTKLGPITLTIKEHYPQGVLMFVGQRKYESIQRYKQPRIWRNPWVPNEIGASPIFHWNALEVWLYIFSRKLKYNPLYEKRLDRIGCFLCPSSSLAEIYTLKEEKPELWDKWEKELEKWRKRLDLPKEWITYGFWRWRQLSRGQKKLAEQLGIELPEKRVWEPVRYSIEEHEDGYLVKLNTAINLKRIKEVAPILGEVEIGENYIKVGEIVFKEEGIFVSDKREGIQAYYLIKRAYECVGCGVCVGRCPENALSINPKTRKIVVDYTKCIHCRECMEVCPLLKIKNPREGSQL; encoded by the coding sequence ATGAGAAGAGGCCCAGTATTTTTGGGGAAAGCTTACATTCACTGGTGTGAAGAGTGCAATGTTCCTCTAATCAGCGAGAAGTGTGATATTCACGGAAAAGAGAGAATTTTCAAGTTAAACTTAACTCCACCTGCAGATGTTAGATTTGCTTTTGAAAAAGATTTGGAGTTCATCAGGAGGGAGTTTAAAAAGCACTATAACGTTGATATTGGCGAGATAATTAATGAAAAGATAGTTCTTCTCAATAAAATCCCAGGAGAGGATGATATCTACGAGATAATACTTGATGGTTACATTTTTGGATGGCTCCGCTTTGACCCGCTAGAACTTAAATGGAAGCCAGGGCTTAAGGTTGAAGGAGCGATTGCACTTTGGAAACGCTTTGGAAAGAATATGAGAAAATGGGTCATTGTGGATGAAGGAGCTGTGGAGCCAATAAAGAAAGGTGCAAATGTTCTGCCTGTGGGCATAATTGAGGCAGATCCTTCAATTAAGATAGGAGACGACGTCATAATTGTAAGTGAAAGTGGAGAAGTAATTGCTACGGGAATAGCGAAGAAAGACTATGAACAGCTTATAAATCCAAAAGAGAGAGGAACAGGCATTAAAACGAGGCACCAAAGAAGTGTTAATTATAGAGAAGGGAAAAATGCCACCATTGATGATGTGATCAGAGCTAACAAATCAGCGCTTGAAGAAAGGGTTAAAGAAGCAAGAGAGTTTATAAGAAAAACTGCTGAGAAGATAAAGCTCCCAATGGCTGTTGCATTTTCTGGGGGCAAAGACAGCTTGGCTGTTCTAGGATTAATGCTTGAAGAATTTGGAGATGGATTTACAATTTTCTTCAACAATACAGGGATAGAATTCCCTGAAACTCTGCAGTACATTGAGGATATGAAGAAAGACCTTAAAGACAAAGACATTGAGTTTATAGTTGCCGATGCCAAAGATGCTTTCTGGCATGCTATAAATGTCTTTTCTCCGCCTGGAAGAGATTACCGCTGGTGCTGTAAGGTTACAAAGCTTGGTCCCATAACACTGACAATAAAAGAGCACTATCCTCAGGGTGTCCTGATGTTTGTGGGACAGAGAAAATATGAAAGCATCCAGAGGTACAAGCAACCGAGAATTTGGAGAAATCCTTGGGTGCCTAATGAAATAGGTGCTTCCCCAATATTCCACTGGAATGCCCTCGAGGTGTGGCTCTACATTTTCTCAAGGAAACTGAAGTACAATCCGCTCTATGAAAAAAGGTTAGATAGAATTGGTTGTTTCCTATGTCCCAGCTCGTCTTTAGCTGAGATTTACACCCTCAAAGAAGAGAAACCAGAGTTATGGGATAAGTGGGAAAAAGAGCTCGAAAAATGGAGGAAGCGTCTTGATCTTCCTAAAGAATGGATAACCTATGGATTCTGGAGATGGAGACAACTCAGCAGAGGACAGAAGAAGCTGGCGGAACAACTTGGAATTGAGCTTCCAGAGAAGAGAGTCTGGGAACCAGTAAGATATTCCATTGAAGAGCATGAGGATGGATACTTAGTAAAGCTCAATACAGCAATAAACTTGAAGAGGATTAAAGAAGTCGCTCCCATTCTTGGTGAAGTTGAAATAGGAGAAAATTACATAAAGGTTGGTGAAATAGTTTTCAAAGAAGAGGGAATATTCGTCTCAGATAAAAGGGAAGGTATTCAAGCATATTATCTCATCAAAAGAGCTTATGAATGTGTTGGCTGCGGAGTTTGTGTCGGGAGATGTCCAGAAAATGCGCTGAGCATAAATCCAAAGACGAGAAAAATTGTCGTTGATTATACAAAATGCATCCACTGTAGGGAGTGTATGGAAGTATGTCCCCTGTTAAAAATCAAAAATCCAAGGGAAGGAAGCCAGCTTTAA